The Kribbella jejuensis region GGGGAGCGATCTTCCGGCATGGAGGTCACTGTAGTGGCAGGCCCCGGTCGCGGAGTTGGGCGCGGAGGTCTGACGCGCCGGTGAACACCTCGGCGTCCAGGCCGACCGCTCGGGCGCCGTCGACGTTGTACGCCATGTCGTCGGTGTAGAACGTCCGCGCCGGATCCAGCCCGAACCGCTCGATCAGGATCCGGTAGATCTTCTCGTCCGGCTTCGCGATCTTCTCGACGCCGGAGACGATCTCGCCGTCGAAGTGCCTCAGGACTCCGAATGCATCCTTGGCGATCTCCCACTTCTCGGCGGAGAAGTTGGTCAGCGCGTACGTCGGTACGCCGGCGGGCTGGAGCTCCGTGAGTACGGCGGCGGTGTCCTCGAAGACCCCCTTCACCATCTTCAGCCAGCCCGTGTCGTACGCCTCGATCCACTCGGCGTGCTCCGGGTGCAGGCTCTTCAGCTCCGCGACGGCCTCGGCCCACGGACGGCCCTCGTCCTGCTTGTGGTTCCAGGCGGGAGTCGCGACGTTGGTCAGGAAGTGTGTC contains the following coding sequences:
- a CDS encoding HAD family hydrolase; the encoded protein is MTERTERMTDAVVFDIGGVLLDWSPTYLYADLIPDEEERTHFLTNVATPAWNHKQDEGRPWAEAVAELKSLHPEHAEWIEAYDTGWLKMVKGVFEDTAAVLTELQPAGVPTYALTNFSAEKWEIAKDAFGVLRHFDGEIVSGVEKIAKPDEKIYRILIERFGLDPARTFYTDDMAYNVDGARAVGLDAEVFTGASDLRAQLRDRGLPLQ